A window from Carassius gibelio isolate Cgi1373 ecotype wild population from Czech Republic chromosome B3, carGib1.2-hapl.c, whole genome shotgun sequence encodes these proteins:
- the LOC127952505 gene encoding trinucleotide repeat-containing gene 6B protein-like, giving the protein MEDSHCTTGDRSHQEVAYAFTGFNTGTEDSTKESGSSLSAASIFPLTCASSRLGPTEKTSPCPIVGGLPDPPEGGNNAKWTAVANGQPSSVVSQRYMPREVPPRFHNQQEPKVLLKRGQPPLSCMLLGGGSGGDPVPQIPLQEQADSSDPTVDSVSLHLSSDASAAPTYANYTWGLSSGRQPSTQGMDKDSSDVEKWPTPEDSWTSDQTPHSARSKMDESDVQRMDSSSQLFEYAEATLEGGASSQSENKESIKGVNQQFNYKVSMLSGNQEDTQCLKPNSNPDDPNGANHTTSEESTHTPLSPASAMYQTLCKNEERITGDWLELQAGPNRGGDVGVSSSVLWDTEEDPVGKRIDAVGGSSSEGTGISKGVWGGDTVGSNNQAATGWTSDLAVGASKEYVRGISEVSTDSLQDSSKFANSVDSRDDNQKAFGDSDGSEEKSTGRESNEDGMHASNLVQSPSRSQTLQPEEALQSIINHTNLDPKVLCNTGWGKTQIKQSVAWDFEADSGNVGWGGEAHTDRSKEGWQDSRDLSSSKMQKQEVGQVGGAQGWPGHGDKSIGIGCKGSGWGEDQEVDDTCKKEEMGWNQGGGSEWTPLPEGGGWNEERGRDCKNQDEGSWGSPEESGQRSGGWGGSSVKTQQGWGEKLLPSQIPNKQPALKTQNQKPQQQMPGYPKDLQEQGRPGDTNDQSKGSGWTCGPIPQVPSVEEPSGWEEPSPQSIRRITEIDDGTAAWGDPSCYNSRNVNLWDKKTNSSQDQNQSSGRQAGALSKKSAPATWARSSGPPDPSVDSDASTWGKSFDGWGESSEQGKGGEWRNSHSHSTKSGSKSMQEGWGDEGSNVSRHSSWEDEDSGTGVWGSRGSQSNTYNSGGWGQGQGARRLNTKSPLKGNSGDSWVSPVNRQFSNMNVTDEDSSMGHDSRQDRRGMNDGEMRRGGRTGGAFRSQPSKEMPCGETGPYLDKVGGHGMFGGGGIPPMRGMHQAGVHPLNPSPGIRAQVPHQFLPPQVPGPMLKPMAPPSGGMFPPQLSPQHLAMLSGIHPHMQQFQLACQLILQQQQQQQQQQQFLNQRKFPPPVRQQHDPQQLARIMAILQQQQQGPKLSPPPMGGGHVPKHPDAHLHALGMNAHRPVMGGSELHSKAPAAFTGPVRQAAGSSFSQYDVLGGSWHRSAGGKVDASPANPTWPPEFQPGVPWKGIQSPEPEPDPYMSPAGLMGSSVLGHTEHHLLQDNTGSNSLNTCMPSPGAWPYSASETPLNAHSTAKYSELKSSWPPEPIGHGKSWRTNRNPSHLPRPPPGLPSQKQPWSGEGPWMPRTWGGGASPVESPFKTEWSDGGASAGKSWLLLRNLTPQIDGSTLRTICLQHGPLLTFHLGLTQGSALIRYCSPHEAAKAQSALHMCVLGNTTIVAEFMSEEDVARYFTHSQAAGVAGSPEGSPSSDLITREGERPLSTGADGDVAVGWQGLDVTAGSAVEAPGLALLSQWSNNAGEGAGKGVWGGVALGYHGGSLWGTPQLEDATAGLLPGNLLGGGTDSL; this is encoded by the exons ATGGAAGACAGTCACTGTACCACAGGAGACCGCAGTCATCAGGAGGTGGCCTATGCTTTTACTGGATTTAACACT ggAACTGAAGACAGCACTAAAG AATCGGGCTCATCTCTGTCTGCCGCATCCATTTTTCCCCTTACCTGTGCTTCATCTCGACTGGGTCCCACCGAAAAAACCTCTCCCTGTCCTATTGTCGGGGGTTTGCCGGACCCCCCTGAGGGAGGGAACAATGCAAAGTGGACCGCTGTGGCCAACGGACAGCCCTCCTCCGTGGTGTCCCAGCGCTACATGCCCCGTGAGGTGCCCCCGCGCTTCCACAACCAACAGGAACCAAAAGTGCTACTGAAAAGGGGCCAGCCACCATTGTCCTGCATGCTGCTGGGGGGTGGAAGCGGAGGGGACCCTGTGCCCCAAATTCCCCTGCAGGAGCAAGCTGATTCCTCAG ATCCAACAGTAGATTCTGTATCTCTGCACTTATCGTCAGACGCCTCTGCCGCTCCCACTTATGCAAATTACACATGGGGGTTGAGCTCAGGACGTCAACCCTCCACTCAGGGAATGGACAAGGACAGTTCTGATGTAGAGAAATGGCCTACACCCGAAGACTCATGGACTAGCGATCAGACCCCACATTCGGCCAGGTCAAAGATGGATGAGTCTGATGTCCAAAGAATGGACAGTTCTTCTCAACTCTTTGAATATGCAGAAGCCACTTTGGAAGGAGGTGCATCTTCTCAGTCTGAGAATAAAGAATCCATTAAAGGAGTCAATCAGCAGTTCAATTACAAGGTTTCAATGCTTTCTGGAAACCAGGAGGACACTCAATGTCTAAAACCAAATTCCAACCCTGATGACCCTAACGGAGCAAACCACACTACTTCTGAGGAATCTACTCATACACCCTTGAGTCCTGCCAGTGCAATGTACCAGACACTCTGCAAGAACGAAGAGCGCATTACAGGGGATTGGTTGGAGCTTCAGGCTGGACCAAATCGTGGTGGAGATGTTGGAGTCTCCAGTTCTGTATTATGGGATACAGAAGAAGACCCTGTTGGGAAGAGAATTGATGCAGTAGGTGGAAGTTCAAGTGAAGGCACTGGCATCTCTAAGGGAGTGTGGGGCGGAGACACGGTAGGTTCAAACAACCAGGCAGCTACAGGATGGACCTCAGACTTAGCAGTTGGAGCATCAAAAGAGTATGTTAGAGGGATCTCTGAAGTAAGCACAGATAGTTTACAGGACTCTTCAAAGTTTGCAAACAGCGTGGATTCGAGAGATGACAATCAGAAAGCATTTGGTGATTCGGATGGGTCTGAGGAAAAATCGACTGGCAGAGAAAGCAATGAGGATGGGATGCATGCCTCAAATCTGGTCCAAAGCCCCTCCAGAAGTCAGACCCTCCAACCAGAAGAAGCCTTACAGAGCATCATCAATCACACTAACCTGGATCCTAAAGTGCTGTGCAACACAGGATGGGGAAAGACTCAGATCAAGCAGAGTGTCGCCTGGGATTTTGAGGCAGACAGTGGGAATGTTGGCTGGGGTGGAGAAGCGCACACCGACCGCAGTAAGGAGGGCTGGCAGGACTCTCGGGATCTATCCAGCTCCAAAATGCAGAAGCAGGAGGTTGGCCAGGTGGGTGGAGCTCAAGGATGGCCCGGGCATGGAGACAAGAGCATTGGGATTGGTTGCAAAGGGAGTGGTTGGGGAGAAGACCAGGAGGTTGATGATACTTGCAAGAAGGAGGAAATGGGGTGGAACCAAGGTGGTGGAAGTGAGTGGACTCCATTACCTGAGGGTGGAGGCTGGAATGAAGAAAGAGGCCGTGACTGCAAGAATCAGGATGAAGGGTCATGGGGCAGCCCAGAAGAGTCGGGACAGCGGAGTGGTGGCTGGGGAGGCAGCAGTGTCAAAACACAACAGGGATGGGGCGAGAAGCTTCTTCCATCACAGATACCAAACAAACAACCAGCTCTTAAAACCCAAAATCAAAAACCACAGCAGCAAATGCCGGGATATCCAAAGGACTTGCAGGAACAGGGTCGTCCAGGAGACACCAATGATCAAAGTAAAGGGTCTGGCTGGACCTGTGGGCCCATTCCTCAGGTGCCTTCAGTTGAAGAGCCAAGTGGGTGGGAGGAACCCTCGCCACAGTCCATCAGACGGATAACGGAAATTGACGATGGCACAGCTGCATGGGGCGATCCGTCATGTTACAACAGCAGGAACGTCAATCTGTGGGATAAGAAGACCAACAGCTCACAAGACCAAAATCAGTCGTCTGGAAGACAGGCTGGAGCTCTATCTAAAAAGTCTG CTCCTGCAACATGGGCACGGAGCAGTGGTCCCCCCGATCCTTCTGTGGACAGCGATGCATCTACCTGGGGGAAATCGTTTGATGGTTGGGGTGAGTCCAGTGAACAAGGCAAAGGAGGAGAATGGAGAAACTCGCATTCCCATTCTACTAAATCTG GCTCAAAGTCTATGCAAGAGGGGTGGGGTGACGAAGGCTCCAATGTATCGCGCCACTCCAGCTGGGAGGATGAGGACAGTGGCACTGGTGTTTGGGGCAGTCGGGGATCTCAAAGCAACACATACAACTCTGGGGGCTGGGGCCAAGGCCAGGGTGCCAGGAGACTCAACACTAAG AGCCCTCTTAAAGGAAACAGTGGGGACTCATGGGTGTCTCCTGTGAATCGGCAGTTTTCCAACATGAACGTTACG GATGAAGACTCCAGTATGGGTCACGACAGTAGGCAAGACAGGAGAGGAATGAATGATGGTGAGATGCGGAGAGGCGGCAGGACTGGGGGAGCTTTCCGCTCACAGCCTTCCAAAGAGATGCCATGTGGGGAGACCGGACCTTACCTGGACAAG GTTGGAGGTCATGGTATGTTTGGTGGTGGTGGGATACCTCCAATGAGAGGTATGCACCAGGCTGGTGTGCACCCCTTAAACCCTTCTCCTGGGATAAGAGCACAAGTGCCTCACCAGTTCCTGCCTCCTCAG GTTCCTGGGCCAATGTTAAAGCCAATGGCACCACCTAGTGGAGGCATGTTTCCCCCACAGCTTTCCCCCCAACACCTCGCCATGCTTAGTGGCATTCATCCACACATGCAACAGTTTCAACTA GCCTGTCAGCTCatattgcaacaacaacaacaacaacagcagcagcagcagtttcTGAATCAGAGGAAGTTTCCTCCTCCTGTGAGACAACAGCACGACCCGCAGCAG CTGGCGCGGATCATGGCGatcctacagcagcagcagcagggtcCTAAACTCTCACCACCACCCATGGGAGGAGGACATGTCCCCAAACACCCAGACGCACATCTCCATGCGCTGGGCATGAATGCACACAGACCAGTCATGGGAGGATCTGAGCTGCACAGCAAAGCCCCTGCTGCTTTCACAG GGCCGGTCAGGCAGGCCGCTGGCTCCTCCTTCTCTCAGTATGATGTGTTGGGCGGCAGCTGGCACAGAAGCGCAGGTGGGAAAGTCGATGCATCTCCTGCCAACCCCACCTGGCCTCCAG AGTTTCAGCCGGGCGTCCCATGGAAGGGCATCCAGAGCCCTGAGCCCGAGCCAGACCCCTACATGAGCCCTGCAGGACTGATGGGATCCTCTGTGCTCGGTCACACCGAACATCATCTGCTGCAAGACAACACAG GGTCAAACTCTCTGAACACCTGTATGCCTTCACCTGGTGCCTGGCCATACAGTGCCTCAGAAACGCCCCTCAATGCACACAGCACCG CTAAATACTCCGAGCTGAAGTCCAGTTGGCCACCGGAGCCCATTGGACATGGCAAATCATGGCGGACCAATCGGAACCCTTCTCACCTGCCCCGCCCCCCTCCGGGTCTCCCCAGTCAGAAGCAGCCGTGGTCGGGGGAGGGGCCTTGGATGCCCAGGACTTGGGGGGGCGGAGCCAGCCCAGTGGAGTCACCCTTCAAAACAG AGTGGAGCGATGGAGGAGCTTCCGCAGGAAAATCATGGCTGTTGCTGCGAAACCTCACGCCACag ATCGACGGCTCGACCCTGAGGACGATCTGTCTGCAGCACGGCCCTCTGCTGACCTTTCACCTCGGCCTGACACAGGGTAGTGCTCTGATCCGCTACTGCAGCCCTCATGAAGCCGCCAAAGCCCAGAGCGCTCTGCATAT GTGTGTTCTGGGAAACACTACCATCGTGGCCGAGTTCATGAGTGAGGAGGACGTCGCCCGTTACTTCACACATTCCCAGGCCGCAGGGGTCGCGGGGTCACCCGAGGGCTCGCCCAGCTCTGACCTCATCACGCGAGAGGGCGAGCGGCCCTTGAGCACCGGGGCGGATGGAGACGTGGCAGTGGGCTGGCAGGGGCTGGACGTGACGGCTGGCTCCGCGGTGGAAGCCCCAGGACTCGCCCTCCTCAGCCAATGGAGCAACAACGCAGGGGAGGGGGCGGGGAAAGGCGTCTGGGGGGGCGTGGCTCTCGGTTACCACGGTGGCAGCCTATGGGGCACTCCTCAGTTAGAGGATGCCACAGCCGGGTTGTTGCCAGGCAACCTGCTTGGAGGCGGGACAGACAGTTTGTGA